In Megalops cyprinoides isolate fMegCyp1 chromosome 16, fMegCyp1.pri, whole genome shotgun sequence, the genomic window ccccaattagcaggaagaaaccttgagcacAACCCAGCTCCCCcagggggagcccatctgcttctggccggcactgggcagatagaattagagagaggaTGATGGATTATAATTACAGAGCAGATGATGCAGAGCAGTTTTTAAGGCAGTTTTGAATGTGAAGTGATTAAAACTGCACTTCAACCGCCTATTAAAGGGTTTCCCCACCAGCCATGCTCATGGTCACGAGACCTTGTGGCTGCAGACACCCAAAAGGTTTTTAACGTTTAGTATAACCTTACAGTGCTATATCAGTTTAACTGCATGTGATATTGTGTTGTCTCCCATGAATTCCAGTACACCaatgtgctctctctcacactctgtcacacagacatgcacataacAAGAACTACGTAACCATTCAGTAGCCATTTCCTGTCCCTTGAACATATTCCTAGGTgcttcctctctcaccctccccaGTACAGGCTAAAACAGTACATCATGTTTGGATGTGTTAATTTGGAAAGGGGTCTGTTTCCGGAGGGGCAACAGGGAGTGACCTTCACTCAGACAAGCATTTCTAATCCTTATCACACCTTCAATCATTTATAGAAAgagccattttaatgttgagtcccctttttttcagatgtgcaaaagtaagttggcagatgaatttcaaaaaaaactaaaagtgATAAGGTCTAATATTTGGTTGCATAGCCCTTGATGCGACCCATTGACATTACCAAACGTGTGGTATCttctttggaaatgcttttacaggccttcactgcagctgctttcagTTGATATTTGTTACGAGGGCTGTCTGTCTTGCGCAATCTCCTCTTCAACAAGTAAAATGTGTGCTCAATTGGATTTAGATGTGGTCACTGACTTGGCCAGTCTAAAACCTTCCACTTTTTGTCATTGATAAAAGCTTTGGTTGCACGggcagtgtgtttggggtcattgtcttgTTGCAGGATGAAGCGCCGGCCAATGAGATTGGAGGAATTTCTTTGTACATAGCCAGATAAAATCCGTCTGTACACTTCTGAATTCATCCTGCTACTGCCATCATCTGTTATATCGTCAATAAAGTGAGCCAGTTCCAGAAGCAGCCATACATGGCCAGGCCATGACATTACATCCTCCATGTCTCACAGATGAGGTGGAATAGTTTGGATCATGGGTAGTTCCTATCTTTCTCCACACTTTTGGCTTTCCATCACTTTGGTGAAAGtttattttggtctcatctgtccataaaaCTCCAGAACTCTTCTGGCTGGCTCTGTATTATTTGGCGAATTCTAATCTAGCCTTTCGATTCTGGCTGCTGATAAGAGGTTTGCATCTTGCAGTATACCCTCTATAATTCTTCTGTCGCAGTCTTCTGCAAACAGTGGATTGTGATACTTTCACACCTGCACTCTGTAGACTGGCGGCTCCAgctcacagacaaacatgctcacagacacataaatgcactcatacacatacacatgcaaacacgcatacacacacaggtggtgGGAGGATCACAGAAGTCcctgggggggtggtggtgggggggttctTTTGGAGCACAGAGACTGAGCAAGAGGCCTCTCTGGAAGAGCTATCCTGTGGGCTCCTGTGGGTTTTCCTGTTTGGCCTTCTGTGATGAATCCATAAGCCCTGCAGCCTGTGTTCCTCTTTAGAATTCCACTAATGTTAACAAATGGGCAGATTTAGAATATATTACATACTCTAAATCAGCAACTACATTTTCCAGCCAGTTAACTCAGAGCACCCCAGGCTGGGGACAGTACTCTGACCCGACCAAGCATGGCATTTGTAGCTTCGAAACTATAGGAGATAGCATTTAATCTCACAACTAATAAACAATTAATAAGCAATTTAATAAACAATTAATCTTGCATGCAAGTGAAATATCTAAGTTTTCATCATATCTGCTGTTTTGATTGTAATAAATTAAGTTTATTTGcaatgaaaattacattaaactGTAGGCTATACAGTAACTAATGTATTTCAATGTATTGCTGAATATTACAGTTAACTTCCATGGTTTTTCTTATGAAATGGTccatattctttaaaaaagcaTTCCCTATGCTTCCGTATGCCTTGCCAGTGTTGTGAAAGTGGTTTGAATGTAACTCCAGGGACACACAGGAAAGGGTTTCTGCTTGTGTGAGTTTcctcaaacaggaaaaacaggtttgcctctgtttttgtgaaacTTTGTATCTGCATGTGGATTTATAGCAGCTTCATTCTGCTCAGCGTTGGGGTGTGAGGAGCATTCAGCccagggatggagggaggatgTGGTCTGAGCTGACTGATgtacatacacaggcacacatgtacatacacacatatacatatacatacaaatacatataaacGCAtatacacgcacgcatacacatgtgcacacacatgcacatatatacaaacgcacacaagcgcacacatacatacaaaaacatgcatacacagcatacacatacatacagtacatacatgcgtagaccacagcacacaggcatatacacaGTGGcacataacataaaatgaatCTTTTATTGTCTCATATTCACCAGCCTAAAAGCCAAAAATGAGCAGAGTATAGACGTCATagtaaaatgcaaatgcctcCAGCTTTCATGTCATTTACTTATTAGAATTAAAGATATATAATACCTCCAAATCTCTAGACCAaagatgtaaataaatatgaactgGGTGAAATAAATCTGGTTAGAAAGACATGTCTTTATATGTGAAATTTTACCTAAACTTTGAATATGTACTGAGTTgtactgtaaatgcatgtaCTGAGCTGTCtttaatactgtatgtgctgtctTTGTCTAGTCCCTACTTCCTGAAGGGCTTTACACCAGTCAGTATGAACTGGAATAGATGCATCCCCCTCTGTCATTAACACTGCAGTTCAGCGATTATAGGAACACCTGTGTTAGCATTGTTTTTAGCATTTGTGTCTCTTATCCCTCAATACTCTATAGAGGACAGTAGAGAGTGAGCTCCGTCACATTGAAATTAAGCTTAGTGTTTCGTTCCAGCTAAtgaatccctctctcccctcgcCCCAGGCTACGACTTTGCGGCAGTGCTGGAGTGGTTTGCTGAGCGTGTGGACCGCATCATCCTCCTCTTCGACGCCCACAAGCTTGACATCTCAGACGAGTTCTCTGAGGTTATCAAGGCCCTGAAGAATCACGAAGACAAGATGCGTGTGGTGCTGAACAAGGCCGACCAGATTGGCACACAGCAGCTGATGCGAGTCTACGGTGCCCTCATGTGGTCCCTGGGGAAGATCATCAACACACCTGAGGTGGTGCGCGTCTACATTGGCTCCTTCTGGGCCCAGCCGCTCCTGGTGCCCGACAACCGCAAGCTGTTCGAGGCTGAGGAGCAGGACCTGTTCCGGGACATCCAGGGCCTCCCAAGGAATGCTGCCCTGCGCAAGCTGAACGACCTCATCAAACGTGCCCGACTTGCCAAGGTGAGACCATGCTGGGGGGTGTCTGGTTTGGTCAGGTGAGAAACACAAGCAGAGAGCGCTACCCCTGTCCGGAAGGCCTGTAACAGCCACATTTGTCATTTACTGTTGGGCACTGCTAGCTCAATTTGGAGCCCTTATTTGGGCAGTTACATCATCTGTGATTCCaaaaatctctccctctctctgtaaagGTCCATGCCTACATCATCAGCTCTCTGAAGAAGGAGATGCCCAGTGTATTTGGGAAGGAGAACAAAAAGAAGGAGCTGATTGCTAACTTAGGGGAGATCTACCTGAAGATTGAGAAGGAGCACCAGATTTCGCCAGGGGATTTCCCCAGTCTCAAGAAGATGCAGGTAATAGGAGCCAGCGTCCTCTGTTCACTcattcacccccacccccccaccccacccacccatgaCATCTATACTCTGTTCATTTTCGGCTTTTAGGCTGGTGAATATGAGACAATAAAAGATTTATGTTATGTGCCCCCCATCCCATTCCTCAGGAGATCCTGGCGGGACAGGACTTAACAAAGTTCCAGTCAATGAAGCCCAAGCTGCTGGAAGCGGTGGAGGACATGCTGGCCAACGACATCGCCAAGCTGATGACCCTGGTCCGCCAGGAAGAGGCGGCCATGCCCAGCCAGTCGGTGAAGGGTGGCGCATTTGAGGGCACCATGAACGGGCCCTTTGGCCATGGCTATGGTGAAGGCGCTGGTGAGGGCATTGACGAGCTGGAGTGGGTAGTGGCCCGTGACAAGCCCTCCTATGATGAGATCTTCTACACCCTCTCACCCATCAACGGCAAGGTATCGGGCGCCAGTGCCAAGAAGGAGATGGTGAAGTCCAAGCTGCCCAACACTGTGCTGGGCAAGATCTGGAAGCTGTCCGACGTGGACAAAGACGGTTTCCTGGATGATGAGGAGTTTGCCCTGGCCAACCACCTGATCAAGGTGAAGCTGGAAGGGCACGAGTTGCCTGCCGAGCTGCCCCCGCACCTGATACCCCCCTCCAAACGTGGGCAGGAGTAAAAGGCGGAGATGGAGAACAGATGGTTTTTGTGGGAcgtggggtgggaggggagagtggggcagtgttgggggggggatggatCTATGTTTGAGGATTAAGAGTTCAGCTGTGTAGGTGGGGTAGGCAAAAAATTATTTGAGAGTAACAAGGGAATGGGCATGCTAGTGGgatctttcaaaaaaatatgttgaatagAAAATATAGATTGTATAGTCCATAAAAGGAACATGCGACCCTAAGCTTTATGTTTATTCTTCATTAGAAtggttttatttacattataatgtgaccattttctcttctttgtaTTTCATGAATTGTAAAATTTTATCTTCCTTCTTGCTGTAATTATTGAATTGTGAGGCAAGAAATGCTTGTGCTCCCATGTCAGTTCCATTTTAGGACTTTCACGCAACTAATAGTCTTTGATTTAATTCAGTCTTTAGTCAACCTCCTGCTTAACTAATCAGATTAAGGGTGGGATCAGAAACATGGCATTTAGATATTGTACTGAATGTTTTGGAATGGAACACTGCATTGTCCTTCCGCTTCAGCTGGTTTCTATTCCAGTAAGGCATCTGTAATGAGACATAAAGCACTGTAAGTGGACCACAGTGGTATACATTCCTGACTCTGGGCCTTCTCCACTGCACAATTCCTCTTGCTGCCCCCACCATTCCTCAAAACGCTGATTTCTGACCAGGGAGCAAAGGTGTAAGAAAGCAGCCACTAAATAGGTCATTTTCTCAGCACAGATCtgaggtcagtgctgctgaaggGAGATGGGAGTGTTGGGGCTGTTCCCAATGTAACCTAGCTCCCTGTACCTTCACAGCTCTTGCCTCAAATTACAAGCAGCAGTGAGTGTTGAGTGTGTCACATCTTGCAGgtaaagcaagcaaaaaaaaaactgggatgGAGGGAAATAAGTGTCTTTCAGATGCTAGCCCCAGCTGCAAGCCTGAGGCTGTGTGATGCAGCAAACAGCAGTAGGCCCGAAACAGACCTCTGTCCACTGTGTAGAAATAAATAGTACATTCTGTTTATCTTGCTCAGTTATGTTTTGTAGACACACacctcatttaaacaaaaatatacaaaaatgtacCCATAAATCTGTGCTCAGCCAACTGCACTAGTGCATTAGGAAATTAAAGCCTTTGAAGGTTGATACAGAGCAGGTCTTTTTATGGTTCTATACACAGATTGTTTGGCCAGTTGTTTTGGTTTGAAATGAGGAATAAGATGGTTGTACCTCTTGTATATTTTCTGCAATAGCTGCTTCACTGTCATAGTCACACATGTATAGATGTGCACATTTGTTAATGGTCTTAGATGTGATGACACAAATTATCACTGGGTCAGCTGGTCcatctctcatttttttctaatttctcAACTTATTTtgcaagggaaaaaatgtaGTTTGTAGCTGCCACTTTTAGAATTGCTTTTAAGAATCCTGACTTAATACATTTTTGGCCAGTGTGTGATGTGGTTTTTATGTGAAACATGAACAGGCATCTATATATGCAAAGCATCTTCAATTGTTCTCCCAAAAACAAGGAGTGATAGGGGAGCTGGCTGGCTGCAATGATGCAGCAGTCTCAGATGCTCTGCACTCTGCGGGAAACAATGGGCTGTTTCACAAGGATTATCAAGCCTTTGTCAGCATCCTCAGCCTGTTAGATGACCACGTCACAGCCTTAGCTCAATTGAATGACAGCTACCTGCAGTTGGTTTAAATCTGAAAGGGATCAGACATATCAACAGTagaactctttttttccctctgtataGCAGCACTAGGATCTTTTGTAACACAGCGACTATCAGGGTATTAACATAGTTCTTGTAGATTTAGGTCTTTTGTATCTCATGCTCTAAAAGCAATTTTCCTCACACCTTCTCCTGGTTTTACCAGGCTTCTGAATATTGTTACACATAAGTAATCTACCAGTAAGGAATATTTTTGATGGTTGTTTTCAAAGGGTACCAAGTAAGATTTAACTCAAATCAGCTCTTTTGTTCAAGAACGTGTAAAAATGTCTTAAGCTGCAAAAAGAGGTGTAAGAGAGTGAATCTGGGGAATATCTGGCGTCCAACTAAAGCAGTCTGCGTTGTAGGGATCCAACCACACTTACCTTCCAGCAGCTTGTTTAGCATCTTGCACAACCCCTGTATTTAAAGCAAAAGTGCCTCAATGTCAATAGCTTTATACTCATCCTCTATAAATgctgtgcatatgtatattgattttctttgtttttaaataaaggtcACTAAAATGT contains:
- the LOC118790998 gene encoding EH domain-containing protein 1-like, which encodes MFSWSNKNGKKKDPELFQTVSDGLRRLYRTKLFPLEDTYRFHDFHSPALEDADFDNKPMVLLVGQYSTGKTTFIRHLMEQDFPGMRIGPEPTTDSFIAVMHGEQEGVIPGNALVVDPKKPFRKLNAFGNAFLNRFMCAQMPNPVLESISIIDTPGILSGEKQRISRGYDFAAVLEWFAERVDRIILLFDAHKLDISDEFSEVIKALKNHEDKMRVVLNKADQIGTQQLMRVYGALMWSLGKIINTPEVVRVYIGSFWAQPLLVPDNRKLFEAEEQDLFRDIQGLPRNAALRKLNDLIKRARLAKVHAYIISSLKKEMPSVFGKENKKKELIANLGEIYLKIEKEHQISPGDFPSLKKMQEILAGQDLTKFQSMKPKLLEAVEDMLANDIAKLMTLVRQEEAAMPSQSVKGGAFEGTMNGPFGHGYGEGAGEGIDELEWVVARDKPSYDEIFYTLSPINGKVSGASAKKEMVKSKLPNTVLGKIWKLSDVDKDGFLDDEEFALANHLIKVKLEGHELPAELPPHLIPPSKRGQE